In Mangifera indica cultivar Alphonso chromosome 7, CATAS_Mindica_2.1, whole genome shotgun sequence, the genomic window tcaaacatTAAAGCACTAAAAAGGAGGTATGTagatgagaatatatataattacatgataacattaTTTAGAGGTATTCAACAACAAtataccaaattatatttttttattaaagaactaaacttttaaattttgttatttaaattatcaaattttattattaaaataattaaatttcattatttttttattaataattccaaattaatcactttatttttaaaacaaaccaaaataaataacactAATTGTGTTTgcttgatatttttattaagatatataaaaaaatttgatcattttaagaggaaaacatgaaaattcattttctttaatagaaaaatataagatttcaaTTAATacttgttaaataaaattatgtgtatctaattttaaatatttaattagatatataaataatatgtcatcataaaattatataattttgtattaagaataaaatgGTATTAGAACTAAATAGTAAATAcccaattaaataattgaagCTGGgttattatctgtatatttgtttaattttaataaaatttttattaacatagaAAACGATGCTAAATTTTTTTGtcgggaaattaattaaattaccccaAAATTAAGGTGGTAAAACGAAATTACCCCTGGATTTCActgttaaacaaaaatgccccaaaatttggaagagacgaaaatgcccctcagAGATGAAATGGACGTTAACCACGCGTATTCGGCCAAACacacaaaaacaacattttcgaATTCACGTTTCGTGCACTCGGCAACATCGATTTTCTCCAGCCATTTTTGCGACGTTTCCGACAACaaagatggacaaaaaggttagtaaaacaacccttgtcatctctttatgcattttggttgatgatttgagcgatttgatgtgaaattacCCAATTAGAGTTAGGGTTCCGATTTGGTATGATTGACGAAAATGTTTGATTTCTTTGTGATTTAGATGAATATTGTTAAGGCTTTTGTGTTATATTaggtgtagatttgatttttgttgaaatgtAGTTTGAAAAACGAAATTTGGAGTATGAAATGTGGCCATACAAATTCGGTAGTCACCATGCGAATGGTgcagtgaccacacgaatttgtGTGGTGAGAATTGTTGAAGACGGGGTTGTTTtttgcacttttcaaacttcgtggactacACATAATCctgtggttgggggtgaaactgcgcgttttcatcgtgtggtgaggcataatataaattaaaaaactttgtgGACTCGCATAATTACGGTCAGCCCCCCAAATTCGTGCGGTTGACGCATGAATTCGTGTGGTTGATGCCCGAATTCGCGTGGTGGGGGCAAATTACGGTTTTCTAGAGTTATCCATCATGCGTTTCCTGTGGTTGGAACCAGGGGGTAGAATAcgattatatgaaaatttagggcttttttgatattttcctgTGGTTCCGATTTGGTatgattatattaaaagttattgtTAGTGGCATTATTATATGAGAGAACTGGGAAATCCCAGAGAGAGGAATCCGGGCGCCATTTGGAATGAATTGAAGATAATGGACTGAActgaaatataaatatttgaggGGCTTTCAGAGAAGTAAAATGTCGTTAAAATATGTGAAAAGTCAAGtgtttttacttaaattttcgttgtgttaataatattttaaatttttttttttcatttattgtgagttttagttttttttagtttgagtcGTTTTGTTTAACaccaatttaaaatttcttttaatttctaaaatcaattaaatttaaaatataatttatgttatgcaaagttaacatttttaaaaatcattttcaacttgaatttgccaaatcaaaattaataaacaacaaataaaCTACACATTTGTTCAAAAGCAATTCCTTCCtgaatttttttcctcttttagctggtattttttttttttttgaagtgtaTGAAATCATActgaaatatatttgtgattttgaaaaatttatgaaaaatccTATGGAAAGAAATACTGAATCTGCAAAATCTTGACCAGAAATAttcttggtttgaattttttgtgggttttccataacccacaaaaaaaaaatattttaaaaaagattaagaaactataaaacttaaaaaaaataaaataggagaattttaaaattatttattaaatttcattttgggatattaattaaaataagcatatttttttccgtttatacctttttaggcacaCGCACAGTTCTTtgacttttataagcaaatgcatttttaatctcaaaaataccCTTCGGCCCTGTAGGTGTCAGCGTAGCCTAGCGCGGGAAgtttttgaataagtttatgGGATGCTCAATACGTATAGGGTGCGTGCACAGTGCGCGGAGTGCGTTCGCAGTGCGcggagtgcgcgcggtgcgtgcggTGCGCGGAGTGCGCGCGATGCGTGCGGTGCGcggagtgcgcgcggtgcgcTCCGAGTGCGCGCGATGCGTGCGtagtgcgtgcggagtgcgtgaactgcataactaaaaaattgattattgttaatcaactacaaacaaatttaaaaataaaaattgatttggaTAATTAACGCATTAAATTGTTAGCTTGAAGGTAGATGAAGATATTTACTCCTCAAACACAGTTTCaccttttcattctttatttcacttttatcagTTGACTTTCTCcgattcatctttgtctcatTTCACTTGTTTCAATTGATATTCCATCtggttaattgaaaattttgataaagatgatATTCATGCTTGGATTTGGCGGGCAATGGCATAAAGAAGGTAatcaagatttaaaatatattggtggaGTTCAATCGTTAGTTTCAGTAAGTAGAAAAATCGATTACAATAGATTTATTGAAGCAGCATCTTCTCGTTTAAATATCGATACAAGTTCTTTtgaagtaaaaatttatatgccaaatccaaccgaatatAGTGATTtgccatatttattaaaagatgattatgatattaagatgatgatgaagttgtCTAGCTCACAGAGAAAGTCTTCTGTATTTCTTGAAGTGGTAGCAAACCAAATTGAGCAACATGTAGAAGATATACAAGCTAACAATCAACAACAACATCCAGAAACAGAAGGATGTGATCAAATAGGCGACGTTAATCGTGATGATATTGAGGTTGGTGTTAGTTGGAATCCTTATCAAGATTGGACACATGACGAAAGAGATACAGCTGAAGGATGTTATCAAATGGGCGACTTACCAACAAATGATTTTCGTTCTGGCGGAGAAGATAAATATCATGCTCATGACGATGGTGGTATCGATTATAATTGTGTCAATAATATTGATGGTCCCGACGAAGGTGTCGATAACACAGAGATTGGTCCATCAGGGTTAGTGCATGAAACTTCAACACATCATGGTTCAAATCCTTTTTTTGGTGTTCCAGAGCCATATAGAGATATAGAAAATGAAGTAAGTCAAATTCATTCAGTTGCACCACGTGATGGCAGATTCAAAATCACAGATCAATTCGcttctaaacaagttttaattgaCACCATATGTAGGGATGCAttggaaaatggttatcaattcaaaGTATCAAGTTCTAATAAAAAGAGATGGGATATAAAGTGTTTGCATGAAGGGTGCAAATGGAAAGTAGGAGCTGGGAAGTTAAGTAACAGTGATGTTTTTGTGTTAAAGAAGTTTGGAACCCACACTTGTCCTCGTGATATAATTAGACCTCATCATAGACAAGCGGGTAAAAGGGCAATGGGAAAAATATTACAGTCATTGTTTACTGCAGGTGATCGtgtatataggccaaaagatatTATCACGGATATAGCAGATAGATATcgaattgatatctcttatacGCAGGCTTGGCGTGCTAAGAATTGGGCTTTAAATGAGATAAGAGGTTCGCCAGAGGAGTCATTCAGACTATTACCGATATTCTGTCATAACCTTGAACAACGAAACCCTGGCACCATTACACAAATAGACACGGATGAAGATCATCgatttcattttgtctttatggctTTAGGATGTTCAATTAGGGCATTTCGTGATTTTTGTCGTCCGGTCATCTGTATTGATGGAGCATTCTTGAAAGGTCGATATTGGGGTACACTTTTTATTGCAGTGGGTAAGGatggaaataatcaaatttttccaTTAGCGTTTGGCATAGGAGGAAAAGAGGAAACAATAACTTGGAGCCCGTTCCTTCGAGCTTTATATCGGTGTATTGGAGATATCCCTAATTTAGCAATTATTTCAGATAGACATAATGCTATAATTCGTTGTGTGAGAGAAGTATTTCCGAATGCACATCATGGGTGGTGCAACCATCATATCAAAGGAAATATGCGAAGTtggtataaacaaacaaaacatatcgAAGGATTATTTTGGCGAGCTGCGAAAGCATATCGAATAGAAGATTTTCAGGAGGCTTTGCGGATGATCAGAGCTGAAAATCCAACTGCAGCAGCTTATCTGGAAGGTATTGACTATCAACGATGGGCTCGTGCATACTTTCCTGGTATTCGATATAATATCATGActacaaatattgctgagtcgttTAATGCCTTGGCACGATAAGCGCGAAAATTGCCAGTGATGATGCTTCTGGAATTTTTGCGCTCaactttacaaaaatggttttatactcgaCGCAATATGGCAGgttggaataattttttttcaattatttcatacttttcataatttataaatgagtaaCATTCTGTATTCGTTTAATTATGCAGGTGCTTGTACTCATTCTCTAACTCCATGGGCTGAAGAGAAGATGGCCAGTCATATCCAAAAGTCAGCTAATATGGTTGTCAAGCCGATAACAATTGATCGATATAAAGTACATGCTCCGAGTAAACCTGTTGCTATAGTTGATCTTGCTAAAAAGGAGTGTACATgcagaaaatttcaactatcacaaatagCATGTACACACGTTGCAGCAATCGCCAGATTTCAAAAACTTTCGCACTGTTATCCATGGGTGAATAAGTATTACTCAGCTGAATATTGGCAAGCAGTAtatagagaaagtgttgaacCATTGGGTGATCCATCAGAATGGGTGCAATCAGAAGAAATACGTATAGTCCACTCACCTCAGATGGGATATCGACGTTCTGGTCGACCTTCCGAACACAATAGAAGGCCATCGCAAGGAGAGGAAACCCGTCAAGTTGAATGTAGTCGGTGTCATGAAAAAGGACATACACGATTAGTTTGCACAAATCCTTTGTCAGGTGTCGGGTCTGCAAGAGGGGTGTAAATTCAAATCTCCTATTTCTTctatgttttgttatttatctttctaCTTTTGTAATATAATTAACCCCTTGTTGACGGTAAAAAGGGATATGGTAAGCTGAACAAAAGGGATATGATAAACTGAACAAGCGAAGAATTGCATTGACTGATAACTCAATTGTCCAGTTTGTATTGTTTATTGTTACTTTCGATGTTATTCTTTATTGTTACTTGTGAGCAATCTGTTTGGAGGGTTGCGCATTGTTTATTTATGTGATAGGCTTATATTCCTTTCTTCAGAAGGGTTGTTTTGATTGTATtggtttgtttgattgagtgaGCAGGCTGGCTAAGACATTGCTTAGCACCATCACGGGGCTGAAAAGGTACGGTGCGCAGAGTGCGCGGAGTGCCTGTGCGGTGCGCGGAGTGCGCGCAGTGCGCGGAGTGCGTGAGTGCGCAGAGTGCGCTGAGTGCGCGGAGTGCGCAGAGTGCGCGCGCAGTGCGCGGAGTGCGCGCGCAGTGCGCTGAGTGCGTGCGCGGTGCGCGGAGTGCGCGTGCGGTGCGCGGAGTGCGCGCGCGGTGCGGGAGTGCGCTGAGTGCATTTGCGGTGCGCGGTTCCTTTTACATCATTTGGCCAAAAGTATTTGCTTAATCgatttttgctttaaattatttctgtttatataaatcaaaaaaatgattgttttatgtttcaattagaaggaattgatttttcttgttaaatCGAATGAAAATTAAATGCAAACCAAAGTTATAACTTTCAGTTAATTACTCCAAAATTACGCAAAATTAGAATGAAGAATCCAAATTTTCCCAAGGCATTTTAATGCCTTTACATAACCATTTGGCCAAACTCATGAATAAATCAATCATGTCATTAcctttttacaataaaattttggcagcatttcccctgtttatttaatatttcccaacctgttatcaaattaaaacacatcaatataTCGCAATCAAACACttcaatatcaatatttacGCCACCGATACTTCAATTGCTTTCATCTAACTATCAACTAATATCACTTCATCCAACCATTAACCAACCAAATATATagtaataaaatgacaaaaatcaatcaCAATACAACagaaacaactaataaaatgataaacataatataaataaaataacactgaTAAAccataacatataatcataattcaatcaatcactCGTATGCATCAGGATATGAGTTCCCTCCGTGTTTCCATATCTTGGAGGCAACTTTACATTGCATGGAAGATGCATTAGCGGCAGTAAAAAGCAAATCACGTCCGGTTGCAAGATATtccaatatataaatagtaaatatccCACAATCACCGGAGGCTGTACCCTGTTGCGGTACATCCGTTCGTCTTCTGATTGTCAAGGGCTCTGTCCGAGGCTCAACACCCTTAACTTGCCAATAACTCGTTGTATTAATAATGGTTAGAAGATAAGAATAACGTGTCATCGCCCGAGAGAAGCTATCCGTAGAGTCAAAGAAAGTCGATGATGAGTCATAAACGGTTAGAATCCATTCATTTAGATCCAACTCACCACATGCCCAATGCTgacattcaaaattaattggaatATAAACCTgacaaaataacaataagtAAATCAAACAACCCTAAACCAATCAAAAGTaaatcaaacaatcctaaaattgatttattagtcaataacattaaaatatgacaaaCCTTATCCACATAAGCCCATGGGATATAACCACGATCTAAAATTGGATCATTTATTCCTTCAATCGGGTCTAGAAATAACCGTGGCCATTGGTAATTATCAGGTCCAACTTCTTCTCGATTCTTGATCTCACGTGCCAACCACCCATCGAAAGATGTCTCAAGACAAGTCCATTTAGCCGATGGAAATGCATGTCGCAACACCACCAAATAAGAATCGATATGCTATATCatcagatatataaatatatagtaaaatcattacaataacataataatagatatataaacaaataatcagTGAATATAATTACGAACCTGATCCGTCAACCACTGATTATCTTCACATAATGTTTTTCACCAGTTAATTTTTCTACAAAGCCCAAACAAAAAAGTGTTTGCTGCAACTTCAGGACTTTCCTCGTACCATTTTAAATATTCTATCATATTATAGCTTTCTCCTTTCGGGTGTGAGGGTTTGAATACTTCTCGTGCACGACGCTGTCTCAATGGATCAGTGTATGGACTCCGAAGCGACCGACCCTTTTTTACAATCCTTCCTCGTAAAGTCTTACGAGTATTGGATCGTTGTTGAATTGGTGTTTCAACCAAACTGTCAGTTGATTGCGGAAGTTCCATTTCGTCCTGTCCGGAAAACTGAATCTCCACTTCAGCATCatcctaaaatttcaaaggaaatattatcaacaatcaaaaaaatataatcacaaattttgaataatgaataatatGGAGAAAAATTTACCTGAATGAAAGGGACTACGTTATACGTATGTTGCAACTCAGATAACTTGGCTTCTATTGACGCTTGACGTGCTTCAAGATTGGTTTGCCGTTCGTCAATATTTCCAAATCGCTCATCAACTTTTTGCATAAACCCTTCAATGAGATGCTGAAgttgatttaatttatcttcaatattCGAAGTAGGACCAGGGGTAGTGACATGGGGGGTTGTTTCTGTAGTCGGCTGAAATGATGTCATGATGGGGCTATGCATAGATGGAGCTGATATGATAGGACTGCAGATAGGTGTGCTTCGATGCCTATGTTGCTCTGAAAGTGGAGATTGGATTCCAGGAGAAGAGCTTATAGGAACACGGGCATTATCATGCTCTTCGTTTTCACCGACATACTCTATAACATCATTGTAGCATGATAACTGTTGCTGGGTTGTGGATGGAATCAAAATAGGAGTCACAACATcctacaaaatataataaattggttagtcacaaaattttaaaaaatagatatttaataaatagatatataggaTAATAACATACTTCCGAAGCTTCAAATATTCGATAAACATTCTCCCAACTTGGACCTTCCAAACTCTTCCATTTTAACATTCGAGGAATACTGTCTCTACTCTTACAAACTACGAAACGCCCTAAATTATGTAACGTTTCGTATATCCAAATCTACAATATTaacaatatcatattaaatatatatctttaatataaatatatatttaacataaaaataaaataaacaataacattgtATTACCTGAAAAGCCCCTACATATCCCATTATCGCATATGATACAGTTGGGATATCCTCTGAAAAAGGTGGatatgcatcacaaatttccTCGTATTTTTTCTGTAGATTTCGACTCATTGATTGTGTAGTCATCTTCCAAATAGGTATCGCCCATGGATATCTATTAAAAGCATCCCAATCATCAATGATACTTAATGTATGTTCTGAAATGGCCTTCCTATTATCTGCTCCCATTAACCCATAGTGAAGCAAATATAAAGCAGCTATTTTTACAGCATCCTCATCATTATTTCCCcatgctttttctttaaaaactttGACCAAATGACTATAGGTTACATGCTTAACCCCTGAAAAATACTTATTCCTTAACTTTAAATCTCCTATTATTCTATCATTTATATCCATTTCTTCACCAAATTTTAATCCTGTTATCAGAGCAAATTCAACAGGACTAAATCTACAATCAACTCCATTCAACCGAAACCAAAACTCTTCACCTAATACTCCCTTATTAATCTGTCGGAATAATACAGAATGAATAAGAGGAGAACTATATTTAagaatttctaaattcaaaaattgcCCCAAACAACATTCTTTAAACATTCGTTTTTGCCGAGGAGTAAGTGAAACTCTGATATGCTTTACTGTTTCAACATGGCTTCTAACTTTGATTATAGCAGTAAAATTATACGCATCATTGAAACGCCGTTCACCCGGCTCATTATTAACTGAAATTGCCTGAACAGAATcctgaaaaaacagaaaatttgcaATATAGGTATAAGTGCGTATGGGGTGCGTATGGGTGCGCGCGGTGCTTAtggagtgcgcgcggtgcgtacgGGGTGCGCGCGGTGTGCGCGGTGCGTGCGGGGTGCTTGCGGTGCGTGCGGTGCGTGCGCAGTGCGCGGTGAGAAATCCAGTGCGTTTTCCTCTCCGTCGCCGGCAACACAGAAAGAATAAAATCTAGCCAAAATagtaaactcaaactaaaagcaTGCATCCAGAGATCCACTTACCTCAGACGAATCCGACGACATTCTCGATCCACGATCTCACAATGCCGATCTCAGTAAAGCCAGCCAAAATAGATAGCAGAAGATGGGTGGGttttttagtgtgttttggaGGTTGGGAACCAAATGGGCTGAATAACGCACCACGCACTTTACGCACGCACTTTACGCACCCTGTAACAAATATCcgatttttaaagttttttttcttttaattaaacagGAGTAAgctgaggggtattttgggaattAAAAATGCATTTGCTTATTAAAGTCAAAGAACTGTGCGTGTgcctaaaatggtataaacggaaaaaaatatgcttattttaattaatatccctttaatttaatttttgataattagttATAGTTGTTTACTAAATTTGTGTATACTCAAAGAATTATACGGATATAACTAGTAGAATATAGTTGATATATGGCCAAATGACAATTCCCAATCGAACTTTAatgaaacaacaattttttatccatTAAGCGTGAATATTTTATTTGCCATCATCCACTTCCATTAATAACAAGTGTTAAGCAGAAATGCAAAAATgtaatcttttataaaaattagaagaaGTTATTCTGCAATACCTACTTCAAAGCCTTCCTAGAATTTGAGGAGTAGATATTTAGCATAGTCTTCATCCATTTTGTGCTTTTTCGTCCAATAACTCGAGGAGATTTGACTTTGAAGTTTTGGTTTAGGTTGAATGAAGTTATTGTTAGTGACAGATGAGTTTTAATCATCACACTAAGCTACAACTaattctaactttaaaaagagTTTGCATGAAGTTTAACTAATATTACCTTTTAGgatatgttttatttgaataatcttttattacaaaaaataaaagattactaggtaaataaattatcttgaaaatcattagatataaattattactatatttgataaatatatcaaaatatttttttatttagataattttcataattattataaaatattttttatattattcgttgtattaattgaaaataaaaatatttttatcctaaaagtataataaaaatagcataataaaaaaattaaaattaccttaataatatttaaatatttaagatatttatttatcatattacttAACAATTAAACGAAATAACCAGACAAcactataaattttcaaatacctTCAAGCTAGCCTATTTTTACTGATGGGCCTAAATGTGTTGGGCCACACCTCCACCTTTTGGTTGTTTATAtgggtgaaaaaataaataaatttaatgttttgtaaCTTCTGTAAATCGTTagtgaatcaaaatttttatatcaaaattttgtcctttaatttttattacataaaaataaaaaaaaaggtgtggtaaattttataaatcatgAAGAGagtcttttaaatatatatgcaaCAACGTGcatttaaatagatttttatttatttaatgacaaAATTTGACAAGAAGATGAATTAGCATGTTaacaaagaaatatttatataagataGAAAGATACAATTGCTATCatagataataatttctttGTGATAGACGGATCAACTAACACATTATACAAAGTAAAGGAAGGAGACTTAAGAGCACCTGTGTGGGTGATGAGGAAAGAGACACCACCATCTACTGTGAGTTGCTAAGGCCCTTCATACGACTGAATAGAAAAAAAGGGTATTTAGTGTATTTATGAAATGATAAGAAGTCCCGAATTTGGTATACCATAATGTAGTGGCTTTGACTTAAGGtgtgtaacacccataagtaagtctaaaggtattttagtattttttctGTGTTTAATTGTGATTTATGATGAGATTTTGTAGGAACGGTCTCCCCAAAAGTGAATGATTGTGTCAAGTGAAAGAATGATCGTGTTTGGTTATAAGGTCAACATTGGTCAACACAAGGTTGAtcgtaataaaaaattaaagggatGCCCGTCCCTAATATAGTACATACCTATGTAAGGTTATGTGAGGAACACGAGGAGATCAAGGTGTGAAATGATCGTGTATCTCTAGTAAAGTAAggaaatgattgttttaccctTAGGTAATGTctaaagagggagagagaaaagaaagagaaaggcaAAGGCATAGTAAGGCCAATTAAGACAAATAGCTAAAGTTAAGGTGCTCAATTATTTGGGAGGTAGCACAAACCTCGATTGAGTcaaattcagataaaaaataaattgagaaGATATTTAAAAGCAATAGGACTATATGAGAGGTATATACCCATCAAATGCATAATGTATTTAGCGTCAAGACATATTAGTcacaaagtataatttttttcaggTGTGCATGAGTGGTCTTTACAGCTGCGTACACTATGCCTAAAATAGACTTTTCATTGTCTCTTCACAGTCTCTTTGTGGCTTTCACAGTCATGGATGTTATTGCTTTGGCCTGCTCCTTGACCTCAATTGTAATGTTCTTGTTTGTCCTTACATTGCCATATCCATATAAAGAATTC contains:
- the LOC123221467 gene encoding uncharacterized protein LOC123221467, whose amino-acid sequence is MASKADLYEPYQAALNDDWESPKDFYEKYGRCLFSKSKEPLQSNLDISEEKFMMRYGYLEQNGYGNIALHEAAANGNLKAVQALVNHICFLDMMMKLSSSQRKSSVFLEVVANQIEQHVEDIQANNQQQHPETEGCDQIGDVNRDDIEVGVSWNPYQDWTHDERDTAEGCYQMGDLPTNDFRSGGEDKYHAHDDGGIDYNCVNNIDGPDEGVDNTEIGPSGLVHETSTHHGSNPFFGVPEPYRDIENEVSQIHSVAPRDGRFKITDQFASKQVLIDTICRDALENGYQFKVSSSNKKRWDIKCLHEGCKWKVGAGKLSNSDVFVLKKFGTHTCPRDIIRPHHRQAGKRAMGKILQSLFTAGDRVYRPKDIITDIADRYRIDISYTQAWRAKNWALNEIRGSPEESFRLLPIFCHNLEQRNPGTITQIDTDEDHRFHFVFMALGCSIRAFRDFCRPVICIDGAFLKGRYWGTLFIAVGKDGNNQIFPLAFGIGGKEETITWSPFLRALYRCIGDIPNLAIISDRHNAIIRCVREVFPNAHHGWCNHHIKGNMRSCSLSGRY